The nucleotide sequence CAGAAGTCCTGACTGTATCGCCCTCGACCCCGGCTTCAATCGTAACCCGCGAACCCTCATTCGAATACTTGATCGCGTTCCCGATCAGATTATTCAGAACCTGAATGATTTTATTTTTATCGAAACGAAACAGGGGGATCTCGTCGTATATTTTTAACGCGATCGCTATACCTTTTTTCGCGGCCAGCACCCGGTTCAGCTTATAGTTATGGGCCAACGTATCGGAATAATCGTACTCATCCATATCGAGCGTGAGTTGTCCGCTCTCGATCTGCGACGACGTCAGCAGGTTTCTGATCAGGTGATTCATAAACCGCGTCGAACTGATTATCGATTCGATAAACTCCTGCTGTTCGCCGCTGAGTTTATTCCTCAGATCCTCCTGTAAAAACTTCGTATAAGTATCGATCGCGCTGAGAGGGTTTCTCAGATCGTGGGCGACTATCCCGAGGAACCGGTTTTTCGCCTTATTCAGTTCCTCGAGCCTGAGACGCTGTTCCTCCACCTCGCTCACGTCGTCCACAATCAAAAGCACCGTATCATCGCCGTTATAATGGATGAACTTGGTGGTATAAAGAAGGTACTTCATTATTTTCATGCCATGTATATAAAAACAGCGGGTGAGTTTATGCCTGAGCACTGTTATTTTTTCCGCGATGGTTCTTAAAATCGAGTTTCTGAGCTGGCATTCCGCGCAATACTCTGTTGTCCCGCACAACCCGCCCGATTCCTCGACATACATGCACTTGATCCCGTTTCCGCAGAGCTTACCGATAAAATCCGACGCGTCCTGCCCGAAAAGAACCTCCGCCGTATCGTTGATATTGATGATACGTGCCTCTTTATCCACTAAAAAGACCGCCGAGGTCAGGCTATTGACAAGCTTCTGTAAAAATTCCGTCGATTCTTTAATATCCTTTATATTGAATTTCATATTTTCCAAAATCCGTAATTATATCAGATAATAATAATAGAATTATATAAAAAAAGCAAGGGGGTGATTAAATTTTGTGCCGGGTAGTTTTTTATCACTATTCCGCGGAATACGATTAAAAAATAAGCTGTTCCGGGATAGCCTGCCGCCAGCACGTGTTAAAAAAGTGCTACCCCGGATAGCCCCTTCCTCTTGTCCCTCAATTAAAAAAGGGGCTGTCCCGGATAGCCCCTACCTCTTGTCCCTCAATTAAAAAAGGGGCTGCCGTATTGGCAACCCCTTCTATAGCCGTGTGTACTTATTAGCCCTTAATAATAGCTCCGGACGGGCAGGCGGATTCGCAGGCGCCGCAATCGGTACAAGTATCGGGATCGATCACATAGATATCTCCCTCACTGATAGCACCCACGGGACATTCGCTGATACAGACTCCGCAAGCAATACAGCTATCGGTAATCTTATATGCCATACTGGCCTCCTCAATATTCTTCGAGGCAAACAGTATAATGCTTTTTCGCCGGTATGTCAAATCGGAATTGAATTCCTTCTTTTTCGTTACTTTTTTTATGAAACGGCGTATGCTGTTATAGAATATTTCAGGAGGAAATTTATGAAAAAGTTTTTTAAGGGGTATCTGATCGGCCTGACCGTGCTCGCAATCGGCATGTTCGCCGCATGCGGTACCGCGACTAAGGGCGGTAATACCGTGAACGCGCCCCAGGCTCAAACGGTCGTTACCGGTAAACCGGTGATGATGGCCGAGTATGCGAAGAAGTCCAAGGATAAGTCCGCGCCTACGATGGATTCAAAGATTATGGTGAACGATGTGGTAATGGGGGGTGATGAAGAAACACCCGGCGTCGTACATAACACCGAGGATTACGACCATATCCAGGAAAACGAGTTCCTCGACGCGCTTAAGGTGCCGTTGTCCACATTCTCTATCGACGTCGATACCGCGGCTTACGCCAATGTCCGCCGGTTCCTGATGAGCGGGCAGATGCCTTATGCCGACGCGGTACGTATCGAAGAGCTTATCAATTACTTCAGCTACGACTATCCCGAACCCACCGGCGACGATCCGTTCTCGTTCACTACCGAACTGACGGAATGCCCGTGGAATCCCGCCCATAAGCTCCTTCTTATTGGGCTCCAGGCGAAAAAGGTGTCGTTCGAGAAACTCCCTCCCAATAACCTGACCTTCCTTCTCGACGTATCCGGTTCGATGTCCGACCCGAACAAACTTCCCCTCCTCATCAGCGC is from Brevinematales bacterium and encodes:
- a CDS encoding PAS domain-containing protein — its product is MKFNIKDIKESTEFLQKLVNSLTSAVFLVDKEARIININDTAEVLFGQDASDFIGKLCGNGIKCMYVEESGGLCGTTEYCAECQLRNSILRTIAEKITVLRHKLTRCFYIHGMKIMKYLLYTTKFIHYNGDDTVLLIVDDVSEVEEQRLRLEELNKAKNRFLGIVAHDLRNPLSAIDTYTKFLQEDLRNKLSGEQQEFIESIISSTRFMNHLIRNLLTSSQIESGQLTLDMDEYDYSDTLAHNYKLNRVLAAKKGIAIALKIYDEIPLFRFDKNKIIQVLNNLIGNAIKYSNEGSRVTIEAGVEGDTVRTSVTDEGPGISKEDIAELFHEFARGSNRPAHGEESTGLGLLISKNIVEGHKGSIGVESVHGSGSKFFFTLPLISDTI
- a CDS encoding 4Fe-4S binding protein produces the protein MAYKITDSCIACGVCISECPVGAISEGDIYVIDPDTCTDCGACESACPSGAIIKG